From the genome of Triticum aestivum cultivar Chinese Spring chromosome 3B, IWGSC CS RefSeq v2.1, whole genome shotgun sequence, one region includes:
- the LOC123070557 gene encoding uncharacterized protein produces the protein MAAVQSVKSVLSLLTWILWIYVLLGEYHYGYLKLIVLSWPFVMFEQHFKRLQLAIPLLFRLGHWAIWFCALVCMTDLGCSYIRAAVLISPFLSRKTARKAAWYTRKTFHYMRVALPAVLVILCEGVRHMLPTDLARLFCQCVLTIVMAIVAWIPSVFPGLKRFLPRVTYISIEQYLDEGHPVTTFHETLNFQVYTSDGRNLWQGFIDVILNAYDQNKSWAGNFQDEDLRIGANEYKIDREATEDATYENLLLDLAQIANLLIRHFITENQFPPGCVQELYASLTEPLLPAVPVPSPQAIQKFLKFMRNYPGLKHPRRTSTFISKVFQAARAMGAAQYASVMTAVSRVQVPQDWMNVTEELGYPLLNRTFWFDRLNPYNQMNLYNDGPDELFRFLRNLFEHGGDYDRLGRQMLHDMEDLDYLAAEVFASGMAQLVWHLVLECEMTGLLEHAWKDYSI, from the exons ATGGCGGCCGTCCAGTCTGTGAAGTCCGTATTGAGCCTGCTAACATGGATTCTGTGGATATATGTGCTTCTGGGTGAATATCACTATGGCTATTTGAAGTTGATTGTTCTTTCATGGCCCTTTGTGATGTTTGAGCAACATTTCAAGAGGCTACAGCTCGCAATACCATTACTGTTTCGCCTGGGGCATTGGGCAATATGGTTTTGCGCCCTTGTTTGTATGACAGATCTGGGTTGCAGCTATATCAGGGCTGCTGTGCTGATTTCTCCATTTCTCTCTAGGAAGACAGCGCGAAAGGCAGCATGGTACACACGCAAGACTTTCCATTACATGAGAGTTGCCCTGCCTGCAGTTTTAGTCATCTTGTGCGAGGGGGTGAGACACATGTTGCCGACTGATCTAGCAAGGCTTTTTTGCCAATGTGTTCTTACCATCGTCATGGCCATAGTGGCGTGGATACCATCAGTATTCCCTGGGCTGAAGCGGTTTCTGCCTCGGGTCACTTATATCTCCATAGAACAGTATCTAGATGAGGGGCATCCGGTGACTACATTCCATGAAACATTGAACTTTCAGGTTTATACCAGCGATGGCCGGAACTTGTGGCAGGGATTCATTGATGTCATTCTGAATGCCTATGATCAGAACAAGAGCTGGGCTGGCAACTTCCAGGATGAGGATCTTCGAATAGGTGCAAATGAGTATAAGATCGACAGGGAGGCAACCGAGGATGCTACATATGAGAACCTCCTCCTGGATCTTGCACAAATTGCTAATCTGTTGATCAGACACTTCATCACGGAAAACCAGTTCCCTCCTGGCTGTGTACAAGAGCTGTATGCCTCGTTGACAGAACCTCTGCTGCCTGCTGTTCCAGTGCCTTCCCCTCAGGCTATACAGAAATTCCTTAAGTTCATGAGGAACTACCCTGGACTAAAGCACCCAAGGAGAACAAGCACATTTATCAGCAAAGTATTTCAGGCTGCCAGAGCCATGGGGGCAGCTCAGTATGCCAGTGTCATGACAGCGGTATCAAGGGTACAAGTGCCGCAAGACTGGATGAATGTGACTGAAGAATTGGGATATCCACTGCTGAACCGTACGTTCTGGTTTGATAGGTTGAATCCTTACAACCAGATGAATCTATATAATGATGGTCCAGATGAGTTGTTCCGGTTCTTGAGGAATCTGTTTGAGCACGGTGGTGACTACGAT CGACTTGGAAGGCAGATGTTACATGACATGGAAGATCTAGACTATCTTGCTGCGGAGGTCTTTGCGAGCGGCATGGCCCAGCTTGTATGGCATTTGGTGTTGGAGTGTGAAATGACGGGGCT GTTGGAGCATGCATGGAAGGATTACTCTATATGA